Within the Arachis duranensis cultivar V14167 chromosome 10, aradu.V14167.gnm2.J7QH, whole genome shotgun sequence genome, the region ATTTAACAATAAGTAAAGtaaattaacaatttttatttcaaattattggCAGAGAGAGAACGAGAGATAGATATACAACATAAGCTGATTTTGTAGATAGCTACGTTAACCGTTTTTGTCGCTCTTTCAGTTATTAGAATcgcttcttctctctctctctctctctctggagCTCGCTTCTCATCACATTTGACATTACAATGAAATCACtcctttctcctcttcttcttttcttttccactttgtCAGCCAtgtcttaattattaatttcttaatatcATCAATGCAACAACCTGCGATTAAATCAAATAATGTCATTCATGAAGCTGGGATCAAAGTCTTCTGAAGCATTTCATTTGGAAGGCCAGACATGGTGAGATTTTTCTGTCTTCTTTTGGTTTCACattaagagataaatataaagatcCTTTATGCAATTAAGCATTGTTTTTATTTGGTAATGTCCCCATGTCAAAATGGAACccttaatttattatatttttggggTGGTGAGAGGTTTTCAATCTTGTCTTCAAATATCCCTAATTTGAGTTGCCCTCATTTTGGGATCAAAATGTTGTCAAATCCATTTTCCTCCAAAGATAGAAAGGTGCAAGCTTCCAAAATACTAGTCAATTTTCAATCATGCAGGAAATTCAAAGTGGTGCAATTCTATGAGCTTTTGGGTAGAGAGGAAATATGAGATTGgattatttcaaatttcataTTTGGTTCTTAACTGGTTCCACTTCCACTGGCTAATTGCATTTACTAGAattgtaaagaaaaaaataaggaaagaaaaagaaaaggcaagAGTGAACAACTTATCCAAGTAACTACGAAATAGACTCAgctttttgcaatttttgtcCAAACAACAGTGGATGCCTCTGTTTATGTTAGCAACTTTTCAATGATAATTGATGTTGGGAATGTTGTTAGAGTATGATTACATTTTTCATTATTGCTCCTAAATCCTAGTTTTGTTCTACTTCAGGGTATGTTCAACAGGACTTCCAAGTGATGTTACAGTTGAAGTTGGCGagatttctttcttcctccacAAGGTGCTTGTTgaattcttcttttttatctccACTCTTTACCTTAAAAATGTCTTTGTAGGCCTCTGTCAAGTCCTAAATTATGTGCTGAGTTTGTTCCCCAATTTGTTCATATAATTGTGATTTTGATGCAGTTTCCATTGCTTTCTAGAAGTGGGCTGCTGAAGAAACTCATTGAAGAATTGTCAGGTGACGATGGATATGTTTGTACCTTTCAACTTCATGATATTCCTGGTGGTGCAAAAACATTTGAGCTTATAGCCAAGTTCTGCTATGGTCTAAAAATAGATATCACGCCATTAAATGTAGTTAGCCTCAGATGTGCAGCAGAATACCTCGAAATGACTGAAAATTATGGTGAAGGAAATCTTGTTTCGCAGACAGAAGCTTTTCTGAATGAAGTTTTTAGTACTTGGCCAGACTCCATAAAAGCCCTTGAAACATGTGAGGAAGTGCTACCTTTCGCCGAAGACCTGCATGTTGTTTCAAGGTGTATTGATTCCTTGGCAATGAAGGCTTGTTCGGATCCAAGCTTATTCAAGTGGCCAGTGGGAGGACGTAAAAGCCAAGACAATGCAATGGCGAACGGAATTTCCACTGAGATAAAGCCACAACCTCAAGGTGATAATTGGTGGTATTATGATGTGTCTTTGTTAAGCCTGCCCTTGTTTAAACGACTGATTTTAGCCATTGAATCGAAAGGTATGAAACCTGAAAGTGTCGCAGGATGTCTCATATATTACCTTAGGAGGTTTCTCCCCTTGATGAATAGACAATcaagtttcaaggataaatcaCATGCAACCATTCCCACAACCTCTGAAGCAGATCAAAGGGCTCTGTTGGAAGAAATTGTGGAGTTGCTTCCAAACAAGAGGGGGGTCACATCCTCCAAACATCTGCTTAGGTTGCTCAGAACAGCCATGATATTGCGTGCAAGTCCATCCTGCAAGgaaaatttggagaaaaggGTAGGAGCTCAACTAGACCAGGCTGTGCTCGTCGATCTTCTCATTCCAAATATGGGATACTCAGTTGAAACCCTCTATGATGTAGATTGCATTCATAGGATTCTTGATCACTTTATGTCTATATACCTCCCTGCATCTGTAACAGCTTCCCCACTAATACTCGAAGAGGGAACATTGATAGCTGCGAATGATCCATTGACGTCGATGACAATGGTGGCAAGCTTGTTAGATGGATATCTTGCTGAGGTGGCTTCAGATGCTAATTTGAGCTTGTCTAAGTTCCAGGCACTTGCTGTTGCAGTTCCGGATTATTCTAGGCCGCTTGATGATGGTATATATCATGCAGTAGATATTTACCTTAAGGTTAGATCACACTGGATAGTCTAGCTTGCCcaataaatttatttcaatacaCCAATGTTACATGTTTTTGCAACTGAAATTGTGGAAGACAATAATGAAATGTTGTTTGGAACTTGCTACCTTTGCCAAACCTATATTGTGAAAGAACATATAATAAACTTAatggtaaaataataataacaagtcTTTAATGTTTTTGTGTTTGGAATTTCGTAATTCTAATGTAAAACATCAATAAACTGCAGGCACATCCATGGCTGACAGATACTGAAAGAGAGCAACTTTGCAGACTGATGAACTGCCAAAAACTCTCAATTGAAGCAAGCACTCATGCAGCGCAAAATGAAAGATTACCTCTCCGTGTAATTGTTCAAGTCCTGTTCTTCGAACAGCTTCGGCTTCGCACGTCAATATCCGGCTGGTTCTTTGTTTCTGACAATCTTGCAAACTCACAAGAACAAAGTGGAAATCTCGGCCTCCATAGGAGTGATGGTAATCATCAACTGGACTCTGCAGGGGGGACGGACAACATGAGAGAACGCCTTTTGCAGATCGAGAAGGAATGCTCAGAAATTCGAAATGAGCTGCAGAAGTTGACAAAGACAAAGAGAAGTTGGAACATTTTCTCTAGAAGGTTTGGCTTTAGGAGAAAAACAGATTCTAGCAGTTCAAAAGAATCAAATAGCACTAATGCAAAGACACAATCGTCCACTGTAAATGGAAAACCAAATCGGGAAAGTAGTTGATCgccatcattgatgtccaaGTAGGTGGAGATAAATTGTCTCTTTTCTGCAACAAGTTCTACTTCTCTATTTGAATGAGTTTATAACTGCAATCAAATTGACAGTAGAATAACAGGTTTAGATGATGGTATTTTAGTCAATGTCTTAGATCAGTTCATTCTTAGGATATGAAACTCTAGAGTAAACAATAGTCACCTCTTAGACAAAGTAAAATGACCGTTCAATCAAAGAAAGACAAGGATTCTCTTCCATTGAGACTTATGGCATTTTGCAATGGTTAATTAATACTTAGAATTTAAGATGCTCTTCAGAATTGACATGTTATGCTTAGATCTAATCATCATGATTCTTAACTTTTCTTATATTAGTTTGTCATGTTCGTCTTTATTATGTGACGTGCTTTGCTGCCTTAATTGAACCAAGATTTCGTATAAACAGATTTATTTAGTGAGTATAATCAAACATTAATAGAAATGGATAACAGGGAGTTCTTCATGGGAGAAACTTCACACCCTATCTGTGATAACATTTATTCAAAGATGTAAAAAAATAACTCGTTTTAACATaggataaatattatttttggttcATAACGTTAAGGGTCAGAATCAAAACCATTCTCATCGTAATTTTcgatttaaaatcatccttaacgttttttttttcgtattaaaatcgtccttttaaaAATCGCCCTAACGTTGAAGAACTCTACCGTAATGACAATTCGTTTTGCACATTGTAAAAATACCATTTCGTTCAACAAAAATGCTACACACACGCACTAAAAATCAACTACATAAATAACTCATTAATTTACACATGACCggattttatataaatataactcATTAATTTATATGTTCTTTTACAGTGTTTGGTTCAAACGAAAATAAGGGGAAGGAAAATACAGGGAAAGAAAACGGGTGGAAAGTCAAGTTTTCCATTGATTGGTTtatcaaagaaaatgaagagaaaaagaaaaaaagtggaGTGGGGTCCACGAAAAAATTTTCTCTTTGGCTGGGAGATGAAAACTAACAAGAAAGAGAAGATAGTgatataattacaaatttaccctctatttaataaaaagatcaaaatattttattttattttttttacatttgaaAATCATCTCTTGTACTCTTCTTATTTTTACAGCACTGTCaaacttcatttttttcttaaatataatttaagaaattaataatataatttatgaaaaattatttacttgtaaaattatttacttgtaaaattaatatattataatttatatacaaTATAAGTAAggatattaatgtaattttattctaacataattttctttcttctcacttttctttcaatccaaacaaaagaaacttttctctctattttctttccatccaTTTTCTCTTAATCCAAACAACATACAAATAACTCtacttttctttcaattttctttcctttcattttctttcctcttattttctttccattcatTTTCCTTCTTATATCCAAACAAAGCCTTAACGAAGAACGTAAAGAGTATGAATATCTAGATTTGAATAGAATTTTACAAGGCAATGATAGTTCCACAAATAGTGCATATTCATATAAACCAGGAAGACGTCAAATATGTTATATATAACAAAGTAACAGATTGTTCCAACAGCAAATTAAACCCAATATCATTCGGGTATGTACATTATTCCAATCAAAGGGGTTTTTTGCGAGTCAAAAGTTACATTCGACGCATTATCCAGATCCCAGCACATACTATCTATATTACGCCATTAATAACACCTgaaacaaacaataaaataagaTCAATCTCGAGAACCAGCATGCACAGAAATCGTGCGATTCCTTCAATAAATAACCTTTACTAGTGATGAGTTAATAAACCATTTGCGCATAATCAAACGTGAAGACTGAAGCCTCAAGGGGGAACAAATGCAAATTCGGAAATTTAGGTTAAGACTCCGTTCAAACACATCAAGAACAAAATTATGAATCCACAATGTTCGGAAAAGGTAAATTCCAACACAGAAACAGATTACATAACCAGCCAATTGTTAAATAAACGCATAATCACGGGGAACCCTAAAATAAGAACAGGAAAAGCGAAGAAGAGACCTTTGAAGAGGGATTTAGTTGTAGTAGAGCTCGAGGCCCATGCCGTCGTGGATCTCGTAATCTTTGAGGGTGATGTGATCCTTGTAGATGGTGTACCACTTCTGGATGCGAATCTTATCGGCCCTCGTTCCCGTCTGAGCTGCAACCAGCTTCTTCAGGTCGCCGATGGTGTCGTCATCGTTGCACTTCACGCGAACCTTCTTCCCCAATCGATCGTTCAGAACCACCTCGATCATCTTTTCTTAGTTAATCGTTCACAGAAACTCGAAACCGAAACCCTAATCCCCCAATTCCTTCTTCGTTTGCGTTTGACTTTTGTCCGTTCGAAAAAAGAAGGGTTCATATTTATAGCTTTGCTTGACCGCCATTAGTTGGATTAGGTGAAAACTTAGGTGAAGTCGATTTCACTTGAAGTTGATATTTTAGAGTccttagataaaaatttagtcaaatcaatcaaattatctaacgactctgagatattaacttcacgtgaagtcaactgcacctgaattttcaccgtTGGAttagtatattaaaaatttttttattatcttttaatttaaatgataaaatattaataaaatgaaactaattttgAACTGATTCAAAATTCTCGGTATATTAGATGTatacaacaataataaatataatgttGGTTTAGATTTAAATACCTTTCACTAGttttaaacttaaattttaaaagaaataaatatatttatgatgaattattgataagaaaagttattttaaaagaaaatttttgttctatttttttccAATCTCAATATTACAtgtatagataaataaaaaataatagatgaGGCAAATAAGAGTTTTGGATgagattattaaattaaaaaatccaaataaTATAAGAGGGGATAAATTTATGGGTTGTgggttcgaatttttttattttcgataaaaaaaatgttcaaGTAAATAGTAATCagattctaaatttttgaaataatgaCTGCACAACATTCAGCGAGTAAATGTAACAATCGTagttatctaaacaaataaaatcatattaaaaaaata harbors:
- the LOC107468038 gene encoding BTB/POZ domain-containing protein At5g03250; the encoded protein is MSFMKLGSKSSEAFHLEGQTWVCSTGLPSDVTVEVGEISFFLHKFPLLSRSGLLKKLIEELSGDDGYVCTFQLHDIPGGAKTFELIAKFCYGLKIDITPLNVVSLRCAAEYLEMTENYGEGNLVSQTEAFLNEVFSTWPDSIKALETCEEVLPFAEDLHVVSRCIDSLAMKACSDPSLFKWPVGGRKSQDNAMANGISTEIKPQPQGDNWWYYDVSLLSLPLFKRLILAIESKGMKPESVAGCLIYYLRRFLPLMNRQSSFKDKSHATIPTTSEADQRALLEEIVELLPNKRGVTSSKHLLRLLRTAMILRASPSCKENLEKRVGAQLDQAVLVDLLIPNMGYSVETLYDVDCIHRILDHFMSIYLPASVTASPLILEEGTLIAANDPLTSMTMVASLLDGYLAEVASDANLSLSKFQALAVAVPDYSRPLDDGIYHAVDIYLKAHPWLTDTEREQLCRLMNCQKLSIEASTHAAQNERLPLRVIVQVLFFEQLRLRTSISGWFFVSDNLANSQEQSGNLGLHRSDGNHQLDSAGGTDNMRERLLQIEKECSEIRNELQKLTKTKRSWNIFSRRFGFRRKTDSSSSKESNSTNAKTQSSTVNGKPNRESS
- the LOC107468197 gene encoding ubiquitin-like protein 5, translated to MIEVVLNDRLGKKVRVKCNDDDTIGDLKKLVAAQTGTRADKIRIQKWYTIYKDHITLKDYEIHDGMGLELYYN